One Caretta caretta isolate rCarCar2 chromosome 8, rCarCar1.hap1, whole genome shotgun sequence DNA window includes the following coding sequences:
- the F3 gene encoding tissue factor yields the protein MASALAALAAARGRALLLGALLSQLGPCSGNSELSTAVNITWSSINFKTILQWQPEPTNYVYTVEISGINSNWEKVCVHTKETECDVTDKLEKVKDTYTAHIVSEMLSGTEKFEEPSYAIAPKFTPYNQTTIGRPEIQTYELTDSKLKVLVEDPLTPYRFTNKSFKSIREIFKNDLEYTLYYWKDQSTGKKEATTKSNQFEISIDKGKNYCFYVQAIILSRRENRKSQESKMNCTSHERNVLDEYGTEVFIIIAAAAIVILIIIIGLSVTLYKCKKTKAAKEKETMPLNDI from the exons ATGGCGAGCGCTTTggctgccttagcagcagcccgTGGCCGGGCGCTGCTCCTGGGCgcgctgctctcccagctgggcccctgcTCAG GTAATTCAGAACTGTCAACAGCAGTTAATATAACTTGGTCATCAATCAATTTCAAAACAATACTACAGTGGCAACCCGAGCCAACCAACTATGTCTATACAGTAGAAATATCTGG AATCAACTCAAACTGGGAAAAAGTGTGCGTCCACACAAAAGAAACAGAGTGTGACGTtactgacaaactggagaaggtAAAAGACACCTATACTGCACACATAGTGTCTGAAATGCTTTCAGGGACAGAAAAGTTTGAGGAGCCGTCCTACGCAATCGCCCCAAAATTCACACCTTACAATCAGA CTACAATTGGGAGACCAGAGATTCAAACTTATGAACTAACTGACTCCAAGCTGAAAGTGTTGGTTGAAGATCCACTTACACCATACAGATTTACCAATAAAAGCTTTAAAAGTAtcagagagatttttaaaaatgacctgGAATATACACTCTATTATTGGAAAGATCAAAGTACAGGAAAG AAAGAGGCAACAACAAAAAGTAATCAATTTGAAATAAGCATTGACAAAGGGAAGAACTACTGCTTTTATGTACAGGCAATTATTCTCTCTCGCAGAGAGAACCGCAAAAGTCAAGAGAGCAAGATGAATTGTACCAGCCATGAGAGAAATGTTTTGGATG AGTATGGAACCGAAGTGTTTATTATCATAGCAGCTGCAGCCATTGTAATCCTTATTATAATCATTGGCTTGTCTGTGACCCTGTATAAATGCAAGAAAACAAAAgctgcaaaggaaaaagaaaccaTGCCACTTAATGATATTTAG